The Blastocatellia bacterium genome contains the following window.
TTGCCCGTGCGCGTGCGCCGCTACTCGTTGCGGGCCGGGTCCGGAGGGAAGGGGAAGCACCGCGGGGGAGATGGCATCATCCGGGAGATCGAGGTGCTGACGGATGCCGACATCTCCATTCTCTCGGATCGCCGGCGGTTTGCTCCCTATGGTCTTCAGGGAGGGGAACCGGGGCAGCCGGGGGAAAACGTCCTCCTCTCATCGGGGCGCGAGGAACGATTGCCGGGAAAAATCACGCGCCGGGTGAGACACGGCGACATCATCTCCATTCGGACGCCCGGCGGAGGCGGCTGGGGACCGCCCCTCGCCGACGGAGCCCGTGGGAGTGGACGCAGCCCTTCTTAAAGCTGAATCCCTTCGATGAGCGAGCGCACGGCTTCGGCCGATTTATGCAGAGCCGCTCGCTCTTCGAGCGTCAACCCGATCTCCACGATCTGTTCGACGCCCTGGCCTCCGAGCTTGACGGGAACTCCGACGAACACTCCCTTGATGCCGTACTCGCCATCGAGATAGACCGAGCAGGGGCGAATCTTCTTTTTGTCTTTGATGATGCACTCGACCATCTCGACGACCGCCGCCGACGGTGCGTAGTAGGCCGATCCGGTTTTGAGCAGGCTCACGATCTCGGCTCCACCCTCGCGGGTGCGTTTGACGATGGCATCGAGTTTCTCTCTCGGCAGCAGGTCGGTGAGCGGAATCCCGGCGACCGACGAATAGCGAATGAGCGGGAC
Protein-coding sequences here:
- the mdh gene encoding malate dehydrogenase yields the protein KPGMSRSDLVNVNTDIVRGVTQEIVKHSPQAILIVVSNPLDAMAYVAYKVSGFPRERVIGMAGILDTARMRYFIAEELNVSVEDVFAFVLGSHGDEMVPLIRYSSVAGIPLTDLLPREKLDAIVKRTREGGAEIVSLLKTGSAYYAPSAAVVEMVECIIKDKKKIRPCSVYLDGEYGIKGVFVGVPVKLGGQGVEQIVEIGLTLEERAALHKSAEAVRSLIEGIQL